The Mytilus edulis chromosome 12, xbMytEdul2.2, whole genome shotgun sequence genome contains a region encoding:
- the LOC139498298 gene encoding C-type lectin domain family 18 member B-like yields the protein MSNCWYMIMFALSVYHVSNAGSRLNRRCKVSNGRCGKNTDLTCSNMFGPGWTEKGKCCGKRSCCVFQCEDLQIDNGKAIINGIGVGSTATLSCESGYRLLGKPVLTCSQNGWSDYIPICFACPETVVTFDGSTYIFRCGKYNWYTAENYCETQGGNLTTIETREENQFLKYVVTLIKTTGEASPNHWWIGLTDIKTENSFEWISGHPLSHTDWYQGQPDNKDRIRLTTNVDCVSLNPRTSFQWFDSNCVTAAVCQALCEI from the exons ATGTCGAATTGTTGGTACATGATTATGTTTGCCCTCTCCGTATACCATGTATCGAACGCAGGAAGTA GACTCAATCGTCGATGTAAGGTCTCAAATGGAAGATGCGGAAAGAACACAGATTTAACTTGTTCTAACATGTTTGGTCCAGGATGGACAGAGAAAGGCAAATGCTGTGGTAAAAGATCGTGTTGTGTTT TTCAATGTGAGGATTTACAGATTGATAACGGGAAAGCCATTATAAATGGTATAGGAGTTGGTTCTACTGCAACTTTGTCCTGCGAAAGTGGGTATCGTCTTCTAGGAAAACCAGTACTTACTTGCTCACAAAACGGATGGAGTGACTATATTCCTATATGCTTTG CATGTCCAGAAACTGTTGTTACGTTTGATGGATCAACATACATATTCAGGTGTGGAAAATATAACTGGTATACAGCAGag AATTACTGTGAAACTCAAGGAGGAAATCTGACAACGATTGAAACAAGGGAAGAAAACCAATTTCTAAAATATGTTGTTACTTTGATAAAGACGACAGGAGAAGCTTCGCCTA ATCACTGGTGGATAGGTCTAACAGACATAAAGACCGAAAACTCATTTGAGTGGATTTCGGGTCATCCTCTGTCACACACTGACTGGTATCAAGGTCAACCAGATAATAAAGATAGAATAAGATTAACAACTAATGTGGACTGTGTTTCCTTAAATCCTAGAACATCATTCCAATGGTTTGATTCAAATTGCGTGACTGCTGCCGTTTGCCAAGCATTGTGTGAAATTTG A